A single region of the Leptodactylus fuscus isolate aLepFus1 chromosome 5, aLepFus1.hap2, whole genome shotgun sequence genome encodes:
- the COX5B gene encoding cytochrome c oxidase subunit 5B, mitochondrial: MASRLLFRSAVRAFTRTSAVRAAAPARYMSAGGIPTDEEQATGMEREILTALKRGEDPYNMLKPKHYKGTKEDPHIVPSVNDQRIVGCICEEENTAVVWFWLHKGDAQRCPSCGAHYKLVPHVHHH, encoded by the exons ATGGCTTCAAGGTTACTGTTCCGTAGCGCCGTCCGCGCCTTCACCAGGACCAGCGCCGTGCGGGCGGCTGCCCCAGCCAGATATATGTCTGCTGGAG GTATCCCCACCGATGAGGAGCAGGCTACTGGTATGGAGAGAGAAATTCTGACCGCACTGAAGCGTGGTGAG GATCCATACAACATGCTGAAGCCTAAGCATTACAAAGGGACCAAGGAGGACCCTCACATTGTCCCCTCCGTGAATGACCAGAGGATTGTGGGTTGCATCT GTGAGGAGGAGAACACCGCTGTAGTCTGGTTCTGGCTGCACAAGGGAGATGCTCAACGCTGCCCATCATGTGGTGCTCACTACAAGCTTGTACCTCATGTACACCACCACTAA